One window of the Amycolatopsis mediterranei genome contains the following:
- a CDS encoding dienelactone hydrolase family protein — translation MKNSVLNDIPLWHPPAGRGPGLVLVQEIFGLDDYLRSVASDLAAAGYVVAVPELFWRTAPGWSSTHDEAGVAASMAVMASFDPASGLSDVLATVAHLRSLPSVTGGVGVLGFCLGGSLAFAAAAEGDPDVTVSFYGSTVAQQIDALSRVECPIQFHFGGTDPYIPRSDVAVVEAAVASHPGAEIHVQEEAGHAFHNHVAPMFHHPEAAARAWELTTEFLRRTLPA, via the coding sequence GTGAAGAATTCAGTCCTGAACGACATCCCGCTGTGGCACCCGCCCGCCGGCCGCGGTCCGGGCCTGGTGCTGGTCCAGGAAATCTTCGGGCTGGACGACTACCTGCGCTCGGTGGCGTCGGACCTGGCCGCCGCGGGCTACGTGGTGGCGGTCCCGGAGCTGTTCTGGCGCACGGCACCGGGCTGGTCGTCGACCCACGACGAAGCGGGTGTCGCGGCTTCGATGGCGGTGATGGCCTCCTTCGACCCGGCGTCGGGACTGTCGGACGTCCTGGCCACGGTGGCCCACCTCCGGTCCCTGCCGTCGGTGACGGGCGGCGTGGGTGTGCTGGGTTTCTGCTTGGGCGGCTCGCTGGCCTTCGCGGCGGCGGCCGAGGGCGATCCGGACGTGACGGTGTCGTTCTACGGCTCGACGGTGGCGCAGCAGATCGACGCGCTGTCCCGCGTCGAATGCCCGATCCAGTTCCACTTCGGCGGAACGGATCCGTACATCCCGCGTTCCGATGTGGCCGTGGTGGAGGCCGCGGTGGCGTCGCACCCCGGGGCGGAGATCCACGTCCAGGAGGAGGCGGGGCACGCGTTCCACAACCACGTGGCCCCGATGTTCCACCACCCCGAAGCGGCGGCCCGGGCGTGGGAGCTGACGACGGAGTTCCTGCGGCGGACCCTGCCGGCGTGA
- a CDS encoding RNA polymerase sigma factor, whose product MSDVEQAVTRVHRAEWARVVAALTRRFGDLDLAEEAAAEAFAIAVERWPADGVPPNPGAWLTTTANRKAIDRIRRENKRDDKHQEARMVYDDTPSEPSGAIDDDRLRLIFTCCHPALATQARVALTLRMVGGLTVPEIARAFLVRESALEQRITRAKAKIKAARIPYRVPSAEDLPARVSGVLTVLFLVFNEGYLATGPGTDPIRQELTAEAIRLTRLIHALLPDDGEVTGLLALMLLIEARRAARVSAGELVALGEQDRGTWDAALIAEGHRLVRERLAAGVAPGRYQILAAINAVHTSARDIRDTDWSQVVALYDQLVRVDASPVVALNRAIAVAELDGPEVALAAVDRLEEQLAGYHAYHATRADLLRRLARSAEARAAYGKAIELAGNTAEIANLTRRRNQLG is encoded by the coding sequence GTGAGCGACGTCGAGCAGGCGGTGACCCGGGTGCACCGCGCGGAGTGGGCCCGGGTGGTGGCCGCGCTGACCAGGCGGTTCGGCGACCTCGACCTCGCCGAGGAGGCCGCCGCCGAAGCGTTCGCGATCGCCGTCGAGCGGTGGCCGGCCGACGGCGTTCCCCCGAACCCCGGTGCCTGGCTGACCACCACCGCGAACCGCAAGGCCATCGACCGGATCCGGCGCGAGAACAAGCGCGACGACAAGCACCAGGAGGCCCGGATGGTGTACGACGACACCCCGTCCGAGCCGTCCGGCGCCATCGACGACGACCGGCTGCGGCTGATCTTCACGTGCTGTCACCCGGCGCTGGCGACCCAGGCCCGGGTGGCGCTGACGCTGCGCATGGTCGGCGGCCTGACCGTGCCCGAAATCGCCCGCGCCTTCTTGGTGCGGGAGTCCGCTTTGGAGCAGCGGATCACCCGCGCGAAGGCCAAGATCAAGGCCGCTCGCATCCCCTACCGCGTGCCGTCCGCCGAGGACCTCCCGGCCCGCGTGTCGGGGGTGCTCACCGTCCTTTTCCTCGTCTTCAACGAGGGCTACCTGGCGACCGGCCCCGGCACCGACCCGATCCGGCAGGAATTGACCGCCGAGGCGATCCGGCTCACCCGCCTGATCCACGCTCTCCTCCCGGACGACGGCGAGGTGACCGGGCTGCTGGCGCTGATGCTGCTCATCGAGGCCCGCCGCGCGGCCCGGGTTTCGGCGGGCGAGCTGGTCGCGCTCGGCGAGCAGGACCGCGGAACTTGGGACGCGGCGCTGATCGCCGAGGGGCACCGCCTGGTGCGCGAGCGCCTCGCCGCCGGGGTGGCGCCGGGCCGCTACCAGATCCTCGCGGCGATCAACGCCGTGCACACGTCCGCCCGCGACATCCGCGACACGGACTGGTCACAGGTCGTCGCGCTCTACGACCAGCTGGTCCGCGTCGACGCGTCGCCGGTCGTGGCGCTCAACCGGGCGATCGCGGTGGCGGAGCTCGACGGCCCGGAGGTGGCACTGGCGGCCGTCGACCGGCTCGAGGAGCAGCTGGCCGGCTACCACGCCTACCACGCGACCCGCGCCGACCTGCTCAGGCGGCTGGCCCGCAGCGCGGAGGCCCGCGCGGCGTACGGCAAAGCCATCGAGCTGGCGGGCAACACCGCCGAGATCGCGAACTTGACGCGCCGGCGGAATCAGCTGGGGTAG
- a CDS encoding YciI family protein yields MQYLVSVIDDKSNPGSTDRQPAISEFNDRLIAEGYWVFAGGLADTDAATVVDHRGEQAVISDGPFVESKEYLAGFWVWDVPDLDVALKLAAEASKVCDRKIEVRPFR; encoded by the coding sequence ATGCAGTACCTGGTTTCCGTGATCGACGACAAGAGCAACCCCGGCAGCACGGACCGGCAGCCCGCCATCAGCGAGTTCAACGACCGGCTGATCGCCGAGGGCTACTGGGTCTTCGCGGGCGGCCTCGCGGACACCGACGCGGCCACCGTCGTCGACCACCGGGGCGAGCAGGCGGTGATCAGCGACGGGCCGTTCGTGGAGTCGAAGGAGTACCTCGCCGGCTTCTGGGTGTGGGACGTCCCCGACCTCGACGTGGCGCTCAAGCTCGCCGCCGAGGCGTCGAAGGTCTGCGACCGGAAGATCGAGGTGCGACCGTTCCGGTGA
- a CDS encoding rRNA methyltransferase, giving the protein MEHDARRRHAASFGTAAADYAEHRPDYSPAAVRWALEAASGPRVLDLGAGNALRWFDLAVAHLADVRDEFVLPLLTGVLRVRRP; this is encoded by the coding sequence GTGGAACACGACGCGCGACGGCGGCACGCTGCGTCCTTCGGCACGGCGGCGGCCGACTACGCCGAGCACCGCCCGGACTACTCGCCGGCCGCGGTGCGGTGGGCCCTCGAGGCGGCATCCGGTCCGCGGGTGCTGGACCTGGGGGCCGGGAACGCGCTGCGCTGGTTCGACCTGGCCGTCGCGCACCTCGCGGACGTGCGCGACGAGTTCGTCCTCCCGCTGCTGACCGGCGTCCTGCGCGTCCGGAGGCCGTAA
- the infA gene encoding translation initiation factor IF-1, giving the protein MANTAGIEVEGTVVECLRNATFRVELENGHKVLAHISGKIRKNYIKILPFDRVLVELSPYDLNRGRILFRYRT; this is encoded by the coding sequence ATGGCGAACACGGCTGGCATCGAAGTCGAGGGCACGGTCGTCGAGTGCCTGCGGAACGCGACGTTCCGGGTGGAGCTGGAAAACGGGCACAAGGTCCTCGCGCACATCAGCGGGAAGATCCGGAAGAACTACATCAAGATCCTCCCGTTCGACCGGGTCCTGGTGGAGCTGAGCCCGTACGACCTGAACCGGGGACGGATCCTGTTCCGCTACCGGACGTAG
- a CDS encoding GNAT family N-acetyltransferase, whose translation MDYLHQRPDVAGRGEAFRRPDGRLFLSIDTWDQADFALLAADMLPKLPRPLYTVVDEADTELRSCWESAGFTPRRREWEYVVPTAPGTVPDVPGVTIGPPSDEPALRSLDDAIRAEVSATVGWPEMPAEILPRPDVLDLTKYTVAAAEDGYVGLLRLAAVPRQPRIGLLAVRANRQRAGIGRALLTHVLDVLHRKGVQAATAEVSEANPAAVALVEGAGARRVGGNVELVLR comes from the coding sequence ATGGATTATCTGCACCAACGGCCGGACGTCGCCGGCCGCGGGGAAGCGTTCCGGCGACCGGACGGACGCCTCTTCCTCAGCATCGACACGTGGGACCAGGCGGACTTCGCGCTGCTCGCGGCCGACATGCTGCCGAAACTGCCGAGGCCGCTGTACACAGTGGTCGACGAAGCCGACACCGAGCTCCGGTCCTGCTGGGAATCGGCCGGTTTCACCCCGCGACGCCGTGAGTGGGAGTACGTCGTCCCCACGGCACCGGGCACGGTTCCCGATGTCCCGGGGGTGACGATCGGGCCGCCGTCCGACGAGCCGGCCCTGCGCTCGCTCGACGACGCGATCCGCGCCGAAGTCTCGGCGACGGTGGGCTGGCCGGAGATGCCGGCCGAGATCCTTCCCCGTCCGGATGTTCTGGACCTCACGAAGTACACGGTGGCCGCGGCCGAGGACGGTTACGTGGGCCTGCTCAGGCTGGCGGCGGTGCCGCGGCAGCCGCGGATCGGCCTGCTCGCGGTCCGCGCGAACCGGCAGCGGGCCGGGATCGGCCGCGCGTTGCTGACCCACGTGCTGGATGTGTTGCACCGCAAGGGAGTCCAGGCGGCCACGGCCGAAGTGAGCGAAGCGAACCCGGCGGCCGTCGCGTTGGTCGAGGGCGCCGGAGCCCGCCGGGTGGGCGGCAACGTCGAGCTGGTGCTGCGCTGA
- a CDS encoding glyoxalase: protein MTNIETITLEVADTAAAERFYADAFGLTTQLRFRVSDAPSDGFRGYTLSVTVPQPADVDSLIETALKAGATTIKPATKSMWGYGGTVRAPDGAIWKVATSAKKNTGPATRKIDSVVLLLGAGDVAASKKFYVGHGLTVGKSFGKMYVEFDAGDSPVKLALYRRKALAKDAGVAPEGSGSHRIAVGGAAAAFTDPDGFAWETTASASLS, encoded by the coding sequence ATGACGAACATCGAAACCATCACCCTCGAAGTTGCCGACACCGCCGCCGCCGAGCGCTTCTACGCCGATGCCTTCGGGCTCACCACCCAGCTGCGGTTCCGGGTCTCGGACGCGCCGAGCGACGGCTTCCGCGGGTACACCCTCTCCGTCACCGTGCCGCAGCCCGCCGACGTCGACTCCCTGATCGAGACCGCCCTGAAGGCCGGGGCCACGACGATCAAGCCCGCCACCAAGTCCATGTGGGGCTACGGCGGCACCGTCCGGGCGCCGGACGGGGCGATCTGGAAGGTCGCGACCTCCGCCAAGAAGAACACCGGCCCGGCCACCCGCAAGATCGACTCCGTCGTGCTCCTGCTGGGCGCCGGCGATGTGGCCGCCAGCAAGAAGTTCTACGTCGGCCACGGCCTGACCGTCGGGAAGAGCTTCGGCAAGATGTACGTCGAGTTCGACGCGGGCGATAGCCCCGTCAAGCTCGCGCTCTACCGCCGCAAGGCGCTCGCGAAGGACGCCGGCGTCGCCCCCGAGGGCAGCGGCTCGCACCGGATCGCCGTCGGCGGCGCGGCCGCGGCGTTCACCGACCCGGACGGGTTCGCCTGGGAGACCACCGCTTCGGCGAGCCTCTCCTGA
- a CDS encoding PLP-dependent aminotransferase family protein — translation MPVEWAGSGPELLFTIDRESGDGLRAQLERQLRDAICGGRLAGGERLPSSRELARALGLSRGLVQDCYAQLQAEGYLTSRPGSATRVAAVARRAAPPPPSPRTPPRPAIADFRHGVPDLRLAPREDWAWAVREVCRTAPNTAFDYGDPIGERQLREVLAAYLRRVRAVAASAEQVVVCTGMAQALGLVLRVLAADGGTLAFEDPGAVRSTTSQAAAAGLAVVPVPVDEDGLDVEALDRSGARAVLVTPAHQWPTGVVLAGHRRQELLAWARRRDGLVIEDDYDAEFRYDRDPVGSLQGLDPGHVVSLGTVSKSLAPALRLGWLVAPERLVPALARDKLVTDRGSPGLDQLALALLIESGRYDRHLRRARAEYAARRRTLVDALAVHAPGLRVTGLAAGFHAVLHLPPGADEQRVIDRARQRGVGLYGLAGLHATPGPWPPRLILGFGDTPDHAIGPGIAAVADLLRG, via the coding sequence ATGCCTGTGGAGTGGGCCGGTTCGGGCCCGGAGCTGCTCTTCACGATCGACCGCGAGAGCGGGGACGGGCTCCGCGCGCAGCTGGAGCGGCAACTGCGTGACGCGATCTGCGGCGGCCGCCTGGCGGGAGGGGAGCGGCTGCCGTCGTCCCGCGAACTCGCCCGCGCCCTCGGCCTGTCCCGCGGCCTGGTCCAGGACTGCTACGCCCAGTTGCAGGCCGAGGGCTACCTGACCAGCCGCCCCGGATCGGCCACGCGCGTGGCGGCGGTCGCCCGCCGGGCCGCGCCACCCCCGCCGAGCCCGCGGACGCCGCCGCGGCCCGCGATCGCCGACTTCCGCCACGGCGTGCCCGACCTCCGCCTGGCGCCTCGCGAAGACTGGGCGTGGGCGGTCCGCGAGGTCTGCCGCACCGCGCCGAACACCGCGTTCGACTACGGCGACCCGATCGGCGAGCGGCAGCTGCGGGAGGTGCTCGCGGCGTACCTGCGCCGGGTGCGGGCGGTCGCGGCCTCGGCCGAGCAGGTCGTCGTCTGCACCGGGATGGCGCAGGCGCTCGGCCTGGTGCTGCGGGTGCTCGCGGCCGACGGCGGCACCTTGGCCTTCGAGGACCCCGGCGCCGTCCGGTCGACGACGAGCCAGGCGGCCGCCGCCGGCCTGGCCGTGGTGCCCGTCCCGGTCGACGAAGACGGCCTGGACGTCGAGGCGCTCGACCGCAGCGGCGCGCGGGCCGTGCTGGTGACCCCGGCGCACCAGTGGCCGACCGGCGTGGTGCTCGCCGGGCACCGCCGTCAGGAACTGCTCGCGTGGGCGCGACGGCGCGACGGCCTCGTCATCGAAGACGACTACGACGCGGAATTCCGCTACGACCGCGACCCGGTCGGCTCGCTGCAGGGCCTCGACCCCGGCCACGTCGTCTCGCTCGGCACGGTCAGCAAGTCGCTCGCGCCGGCCCTGCGCCTGGGCTGGCTGGTCGCCCCCGAACGGCTCGTCCCGGCGCTGGCGCGCGACAAGCTGGTCACCGACCGCGGGAGCCCCGGCCTCGACCAGCTGGCGCTGGCGCTGCTCATCGAATCCGGGCGCTACGACCGGCACCTGCGCCGCGCCCGCGCGGAGTACGCCGCCCGGCGCCGGACGCTCGTCGACGCGCTGGCCGTCCACGCGCCCGGCCTGCGCGTCACCGGGCTCGCCGCCGGGTTCCACGCCGTCCTGCACCTACCGCCCGGGGCCGACGAACAGCGGGTGATCGACCGGGCCCGGCAGCGGGGTGTCGGGCTCTACGGCCTGGCCGGGCTGCACGCGACGCCCGGGCCGTGGCCGCCGCGGCTGATCCTGGGGTTCGGCGACACCCCGGACCACGCGATCGGCCCCGGCATCGCCGCCGTAGCCGACCTGTTGCGCGGCTGA
- a CDS encoding MFS transporter — protein sequence MTLDLQLRPRLVSRALLVRFVSIVGSAIGFFLPLSVVPLFAKQAGSEAGAGFATVALLLATVAAELVTPRLVARVGYRWALAAGLVLLGVPTLVLTFSDDIRVIIAVSVVRGIGYAIAVVAGGAVTALLIPADRRGEGLALVGIVGGIPSLLALPAGVWAAAHWGYAPVFVVTTVATLLALLSVPGLPRHSLSASSAKEEGVLAGLRNPVLTRPATLFAVSAAAVGVLVTFLPLAAADQPAWVAASALLAQPAAATAARWVAGRIGDRHRPAWLLVPGLLLAAAGMAGLAFTGTPTAVIGGAFVFGAGFGALQNATLSLMYARVPAGGESAVSAIWNAAYDLGMAAGALGAGLVISSAGYPATFALTAVAILPALLLARRDRRP from the coding sequence ATGACCCTCGACCTGCAGCTCCGTCCCCGGCTGGTGTCCCGCGCCCTGCTGGTGCGCTTCGTCTCGATCGTCGGCTCGGCGATCGGCTTCTTCCTGCCGTTGTCGGTGGTGCCGCTGTTCGCGAAACAGGCCGGCTCGGAAGCCGGCGCGGGGTTCGCGACGGTCGCGTTGCTGCTGGCCACCGTGGCCGCCGAACTGGTGACGCCGCGGCTCGTCGCCCGCGTCGGCTACCGGTGGGCCCTGGCCGCCGGGCTGGTCCTGCTCGGGGTGCCGACACTCGTCCTGACCTTCAGCGACGACATCCGCGTGATCATCGCGGTCAGCGTGGTGCGCGGGATCGGGTACGCCATCGCCGTGGTGGCCGGCGGGGCCGTCACCGCCCTGCTGATCCCGGCGGACCGGCGCGGCGAGGGCCTCGCGCTCGTCGGGATCGTCGGCGGGATCCCCAGCCTGCTCGCGTTGCCGGCCGGGGTGTGGGCGGCGGCGCACTGGGGCTACGCGCCGGTGTTCGTGGTGACGACCGTGGCGACCCTGCTCGCCCTGCTGTCGGTGCCCGGCCTGCCGCGGCACTCCCTCTCCGCCTCCTCCGCGAAGGAAGAAGGCGTCCTGGCCGGCCTGCGCAACCCGGTGCTGACCCGGCCCGCCACGCTCTTCGCGGTGTCGGCCGCCGCGGTCGGCGTCCTGGTCACGTTCCTCCCGCTGGCCGCCGCGGACCAGCCGGCCTGGGTCGCCGCGAGCGCGTTGCTCGCCCAGCCCGCGGCGGCCACCGCGGCGCGCTGGGTCGCCGGGCGGATCGGCGACCGCCACAGGCCGGCCTGGCTGCTGGTGCCGGGGCTGCTGCTGGCCGCGGCCGGCATGGCGGGCCTCGCCTTCACCGGCACCCCCACCGCGGTGATCGGCGGGGCGTTCGTGTTCGGCGCCGGGTTCGGCGCGCTGCAGAACGCGACGCTGTCGCTGATGTACGCCCGGGTGCCCGCCGGCGGCGAGAGCGCGGTGAGCGCGATCTGGAACGCGGCCTACGACCTCGGCATGGCGGCCGGCGCGCTGGGCGCCGGGCTGGTGATCAGCTCGGCCGGGTACCCGGCGACGTTCGCCCTCACCGCCGTGGCGATCCTGCCGGCGTTGCTGCTGGCGCGGCGCGACCGGCGTCCCTGA
- a CDS encoding Fpg/Nei family DNA glycosylase, with product MPELPEVELARQVLAGALGRKIRSVDDHDDWVCRPHAPGDIATALRGGRLTEAHRRGKTLWCETEGGDGRPGPNLGLHLGMAGQLRFAGESGPPGRIRDRDEKPEWFRFGITFADGEQLRLFDTRRLSRVRLDPDLDALGPDAGEISRRDFAERVGRGRAPLKARLLDQSVVAGIGNLLADETLWQAALSPARPVHEMSSDDLGHLHKALRKALRAAIRHGGVHTGEIIGHRRAGEHCPRCGAEMSHGTVGGRSTWWCSKEQS from the coding sequence GTGCCTGAACTTCCCGAAGTGGAACTCGCCCGGCAGGTCCTCGCCGGTGCGCTCGGCCGGAAGATCCGCTCGGTCGACGACCACGACGACTGGGTCTGCCGCCCCCACGCACCCGGGGACATCGCCACCGCGTTGCGGGGCGGCCGGCTCACCGAAGCGCACCGGCGGGGCAAGACACTGTGGTGCGAAACGGAAGGCGGCGACGGGCGGCCCGGCCCGAACCTCGGCCTGCACCTCGGGATGGCCGGGCAGCTGCGGTTCGCCGGCGAGAGCGGACCGCCCGGCCGGATCCGCGACCGGGACGAGAAACCCGAGTGGTTCCGCTTCGGCATCACTTTCGCCGATGGCGAACAGCTGCGCCTGTTCGACACGCGGCGGCTCAGCCGGGTGCGGCTCGACCCGGATCTCGACGCGCTCGGCCCGGACGCCGGGGAGATCTCGCGCCGTGACTTCGCCGAGCGCGTCGGCCGCGGCCGGGCGCCGCTGAAGGCGCGGCTGCTGGACCAGTCGGTGGTGGCGGGGATCGGGAACCTGCTGGCCGACGAAACCCTCTGGCAGGCGGCACTCTCCCCGGCGCGGCCGGTGCACGAAATGAGCTCCGACGACCTCGGTCACTTGCACAAGGCGCTGCGGAAGGCGTTGCGCGCGGCGATCCGCCACGGCGGCGTGCACACCGGCGAGATCATCGGCCACCGGCGGGCGGGCGAGCACTGCCCGCGCTGCGGCGCGGAGATGAGCCACGGCACGGTCGGCGGCCGGTCGACCTGGTGGTGTTCGAAGGAGCAGTCCTAG
- a CDS encoding DinB family protein, with translation MSEKNTLPAFLRAQRAGVLAILDGLGEEALTTAVLPSGWTPLGVVEHLGDAEWHWSQEIVTGTAGPPTGEHAPRTPAAAFAYYREQCRRSDEIFAATPLSATPRGRHPDPLGDEITDLRGVVLHLIEETARHIGHLDVCGSCSTAPPGWARARTAPSNTTRSTGRRPCRGSSPRRSAGSARPPAGGR, from the coding sequence GTGAGCGAGAAGAACACGTTGCCGGCGTTCCTGCGGGCCCAGCGCGCCGGCGTCCTGGCGATCCTCGACGGCCTCGGCGAGGAAGCCCTGACGACCGCGGTCCTCCCGTCCGGCTGGACCCCGCTGGGCGTGGTGGAACACCTCGGGGACGCGGAATGGCACTGGTCCCAGGAGATCGTCACCGGCACCGCGGGTCCGCCGACCGGCGAACACGCGCCGCGGACCCCGGCGGCCGCCTTCGCCTACTACCGCGAACAGTGCCGCCGGTCCGACGAAATCTTCGCCGCGACGCCGCTGTCCGCGACGCCGCGAGGGCGGCATCCCGACCCGCTCGGCGACGAAATCACCGATCTGCGCGGAGTCGTGCTGCACCTCATCGAGGAGACGGCGCGGCACATCGGCCACCTGGACGTGTGCGGGAGCTGCTCGACGGCCCCACCGGGCTGGGCCCGCGCTAGGACTGCTCCTTCGAACACCACCAGGTCGACCGGCCGCCGACCGTGCCGTGGCTCATCTCCGCGCCGCAGCGCGGGCAGTGCTCGCCCGCCCGCCGGTGGCCGATGA
- a CDS encoding PIG-L family deacetylase, which yields MATLVTFHAHPDDECLRTAGVMRKAVEDGHRVVLVVATKGEVGEVPDGFLAEGEKLEDRRVQESHAAAAILGVERVEFLGYRDSGMMGEPTNDDPACFWRADVEKAAEQLAAILREESADVLTVYDDNGDYGHPDHIQVHRVGLRAAELAGTARVFQATFNREFMQRGFEAAVEQGLMPPEAAPKPPENVEFGKPEAEITAAVDVSKYAAVKRAAMRAHPSQISEDMFMLAMPDEAFTFAFGTEWFIRWGEGPGITETDLMAGL from the coding sequence ATGGCAACACTGGTCACCTTCCACGCCCACCCGGACGACGAGTGCCTCCGCACCGCGGGCGTCATGCGCAAAGCCGTCGAAGACGGGCACCGGGTCGTGCTCGTCGTCGCCACCAAGGGCGAGGTCGGCGAGGTACCCGACGGATTCCTCGCCGAGGGCGAGAAGCTGGAGGACCGGCGCGTCCAGGAGTCGCACGCGGCGGCGGCGATCCTCGGCGTCGAACGCGTCGAATTCCTCGGCTACCGCGACTCGGGGATGATGGGCGAGCCGACGAACGACGACCCGGCGTGCTTCTGGCGCGCCGACGTCGAAAAGGCGGCCGAGCAGCTCGCGGCGATCCTGCGCGAGGAATCGGCCGACGTCCTGACGGTGTACGACGACAACGGCGACTACGGCCACCCGGACCACATCCAGGTCCACCGCGTCGGCCTCCGCGCGGCCGAGCTGGCCGGCACCGCCCGCGTGTTCCAGGCGACGTTCAACCGCGAGTTCATGCAGCGCGGCTTCGAAGCGGCGGTGGAGCAGGGTCTGATGCCCCCCGAGGCGGCGCCGAAGCCACCGGAGAACGTGGAGTTCGGCAAGCCGGAGGCGGAGATCACGGCGGCGGTCGACGTGTCGAAGTACGCGGCGGTCAAGCGCGCGGCGATGCGCGCGCACCCGAGCCAGATCAGCGAGGACATGTTCATGCTGGCGATGCCGGACGAGGCGTTCACCTTCGCCTTCGGCACGGAGTGGTTCATCCGCTGGGGAGAGGGCCCGGGAATCACCGAAACAGACCTGATGGCCGGCCTCTGA